A genome region from Buchnera aphidicola (Chaetogeoica yunlongensis) includes the following:
- the atpB gene encoding F0F1 ATP synthase subunit A, with amino-acid sequence MDLKNNFNLPSYINHHLCHLKFNLNNFSFLDCTGNNFQNFWIINFDSMFFSLLLGIVFLTFFFQISKNFTIYKPSKIQIFTELLMNFINHNIKGIYHGNNKLIAPLSLTIFSWIFLMNLMDLIPIDFIPFILECFFGSKISIRAVPTSDINITASMALVVFILIIFYSIKINGIKGFIKCFFIYPFKHPVFFILNFILESINLLSKPISLGLRLFGNMYAGEMIFILIAGLLPWWLQWILSVPWAIFHILVISLQAFIFMVLTTVYLSIAFEKH; translated from the coding sequence ATGGATTTAAAGAATAACTTTAATTTGCCAAGTTATATTAATCATCACTTGTGTCATTTGAAATTTAATTTGAATAATTTTAGTTTTCTCGATTGTACTGGAAACAATTTTCAAAACTTTTGGATAATTAATTTTGATTCAATGTTTTTTTCATTATTATTAGGAATTGTTTTTTTAACTTTTTTTTTTCAAATATCAAAAAATTTTACTATTTATAAACCTAGTAAAATACAAATTTTTACTGAATTATTAATGAATTTTATTAATCATAATATTAAAGGTATTTACCATGGAAATAATAAGTTAATTGCTCCTTTGTCATTAACTATTTTTTCTTGGATTTTTTTAATGAATTTAATGGATTTGATTCCTATTGATTTTATTCCATTTATTTTGGAATGCTTTTTTGGATCTAAAATTTCAATTCGTGCAGTTCCGACATCTGATATTAATATTACTGCTTCTATGGCTCTAGTTGTATTTATATTAATCATTTTTTATAGTATAAAAATAAACGGTATTAAAGGATTTATAAAGTGTTTTTTTATTTATCCATTTAAACATCCTGTTTTTTTTATTTTAAATTTTATATTAGAAAGTATTAATTTATTGTCGAAACCAATTTCTTTAGGATTAAGATTATTTGGAAATATGTATGCTGGTGAAATGATTTTTATATTAATTGCAGGATTATTACCATGGTGGTTACAATGGATATTGAGTGTGCCATGGGCAATTTTTCATATTTTAGTAATTTCGCTTCAAGCTTTTATTTTTATGGTGTTAACAACTGTATATTTATCTATAGCTTTTGAAAAACACTAA
- the atpE gene encoding F0F1 ATP synthase subunit C, producing the protein MDNVNIDMLYISVALIVGLAAIGAAIGIGILGSKFMEGISRQPDLVPLLRTQFFVIMGLVDAIPMIAVGLGLYMLFSVT; encoded by the coding sequence ATGGATAATGTAAATATAGATATGTTATATATTTCAGTGGCGTTGATTGTAGGTTTAGCAGCTATTGGCGCAGCAATAGGTATTGGTATTTTAGGAAGTAAATTTATGGAAGGTATATCTAGACAACCTGATTTAGTACCTTTATTGAGAACACAATTTTTTGTAATTATGGGTTTAGTTGATGCAATTCCTATGATTGCTGTAGGATTAGGTTTATATATGTTATTTTCAGTTACATAA
- the atpF gene encoding F0F1 ATP synthase subunit B encodes MDFNATIIGQALSFILFIFFCMKYIWPTIISKIEIRQKEIQDELFFVQQSKEEIKNYKKKVESEIKLLKQEASNIIDLAVQEKIKILDKARLNAEIEKKIILDQAYKDIELEYQKVRDELRQRVSQIAIDISRKIIDCSIHEVKKNDTISSLIEKI; translated from the coding sequence ATGGATTTTAATGCAACAATTATTGGTCAAGCGTTATCTTTTATTTTATTCATATTTTTTTGTATGAAGTATATTTGGCCTACAATAATTTCTAAAATAGAGATTAGACAGAAAGAAATTCAAGATGAATTATTTTTTGTTCAACAATCAAAAGAAGAGATAAAAAATTATAAAAAAAAAGTAGAATCTGAAATTAAACTTTTGAAGCAAGAAGCTTCTAATATAATTGACTTAGCTGTACAAGAAAAAATAAAAATTTTAGATAAAGCGCGTTTGAATGCAGAAATAGAAAAAAAAATAATTTTAGATCAAGCGTATAAAGATATAGAATTAGAATATCAGAAAGTACGTGATGAATTACGTCAAAGAGTGAGTCAAATAGCTATAGATATTTCAAGAAAAATAATAGATTGTTCTATTCATGAAGTTAAAAAAAATGATACAATTAGTTCGTTGATAGAAAAAATTTAG
- a CDS encoding F0F1 ATP synthase subunit delta, which translates to MLKTYDIAQLYAKAIYKCAIDNLHSLDSWKTTLHFMVKILNHKNVRNILAQFHTSKQFSSFLISSFYGKINKYEKNFIKIISENQRLMILEMILQEFIKLCQAHEKKIIANVFSAYSLNEMQSNHIKIMLQKKFKQKKIDIKYNIEKSMIDGLIIRINDKIINASVDFRLRQLLEFLKN; encoded by the coding sequence ATGTTAAAAACGTATGATATAGCTCAATTATATGCTAAGGCTATTTATAAATGTGCTATAGATAATCTTCATTCGTTAGATTCTTGGAAAACAACATTGCATTTTATGGTAAAAATATTAAATCATAAAAACGTTAGGAATATACTTGCTCAGTTTCATACTTCAAAACAATTCTCATCTTTTTTGATTAGTAGTTTTTATGGTAAAATAAATAAATATGAAAAAAATTTTATTAAAATTATTTCTGAAAACCAACGTTTAATGATATTAGAAATGATATTACAAGAGTTTATAAAACTCTGTCAAGCTCATGAAAAAAAAATTATTGCTAATGTTTTTTCAGCATATTCATTAAATGAGATGCAATCAAATCATATTAAAATAATGTTACAAAAAAAATTTAAACAGAAAAAAATTGATATTAAATATAATATAGAAAAGTCAATGATAGATGGTTTGATTATACGTATTAACGATAAGATAATTAATGCATCAGTTGATTTTAGACTAAGGCAACTTTTAGAATTTTTAAAAAATTAA
- the atpA gene encoding F0F1 ATP synthase subunit alpha, with the protein MQLNSNEICELISKRIAQFNIVSSMYNEGKVISVSDGIIQIYGLSDVMQGEMLLLSNGKYAIALNLEKNIVGAIVIGEYQDIVEGDLVKCTGRVFEIPVGSKFLGRVVNSLGMPIDGKGRIYEEKYSPIERNAPGVIDRYEINEPLQTGYKSVDVMVPIGKGQRELIIGDRQTGKTSLAIDTIINQKNSNVKCIYVAIGQKLSTIVNLVKQLEDNYVLNNTIIVVAAASESASLQYLAPYSGCSLGEYFRDKGEDALIIYDDLSKHAIAYRQISLLLRRPPGREAFPGDIFYLHSRLLERACKVNFNYLKNFSCNENKDKNITGSLTALPIIETQNGDVSSFIPTNVISITDGQIFLESSLFNSGIRPAINPGISVSRVGGAAQCQIIRKLSSGIRTSLAQYQELVSFSQFSSELDVVTRNQLIHGKKLIEILKQKQYQPMSISEQVIILVAAENNFLMDIPIEKISNFEKLLIIFFNENYSELFSEINHFGRFDSIVNQKLVSIIKEFKLVKSW; encoded by the coding sequence ATGCAATTAAATTCGAATGAAATTTGTGAACTAATAAGTAAAAGGATTGCTCAGTTTAATATTGTTAGTTCTATGTATAATGAAGGAAAGGTAATTTCGGTTAGTGATGGTATTATACAAATTTATGGATTATCAGATGTTATGCAGGGAGAAATGTTATTGTTATCTAATGGTAAATATGCAATTGCATTAAATTTGGAAAAAAATATAGTTGGAGCAATAGTTATAGGAGAATATCAAGATATTGTTGAAGGTGATTTAGTAAAATGTACAGGTCGTGTTTTTGAAATACCTGTAGGTTCTAAGTTTTTAGGTAGAGTAGTGAATTCGTTGGGTATGCCAATAGATGGAAAAGGACGAATATATGAGGAAAAATATTCACCTATAGAAAGAAACGCACCAGGAGTAATTGATAGGTATGAAATTAATGAGCCATTACAAACTGGATATAAGTCTGTTGATGTCATGGTTCCAATTGGTAAAGGACAACGTGAATTAATTATTGGAGATCGTCAAACAGGAAAAACTTCTTTAGCTATAGATACTATTATTAATCAGAAAAATTCTAATGTAAAATGCATATATGTAGCTATTGGACAAAAACTTTCTACCATAGTCAATTTAGTTAAACAATTAGAAGATAATTATGTATTAAATAATACTATTATAGTTGTAGCTGCAGCTTCTGAGTCTGCATCTTTACAGTATCTAGCTCCATATTCTGGATGTTCTTTAGGAGAATATTTTCGTGATAAAGGAGAAGACGCATTAATAATATATGATGATTTGTCTAAACATGCTATCGCATATAGGCAAATTTCTTTGTTATTAAGGCGTCCGCCGGGTAGGGAAGCATTTCCAGGAGATATTTTTTATTTGCATTCCAGATTACTAGAACGAGCTTGTAAAGTAAATTTTAATTATTTAAAAAATTTTTCTTGTAATGAAAATAAAGATAAAAATATTACTGGTTCTTTAACCGCATTACCTATTATCGAAACACAGAATGGAGATGTATCTTCTTTTATACCGACTAATGTTATTTCTATAACAGATGGTCAAATATTTTTAGAATCTAGTTTATTTAATTCTGGTATTAGACCAGCAATTAATCCAGGTATTTCAGTTTCTCGTGTAGGAGGAGCAGCTCAATGTCAAATTATTCGTAAATTATCTTCTGGTATTAGGACTTCATTAGCACAATATCAAGAGTTAGTTTCTTTTTCTCAGTTTTCTTCAGAATTGGATGTAGTAACTCGTAATCAATTGATTCATGGAAAAAAATTAATTGAAATATTAAAACAAAAACAATATCAACCTATGTCTATATCTGAACAGGTGATTATATTAGTTGCTGCTGAAAATAATTTTTTGATGGATATTCCTATAGAAAAAATTAGTAATTTTGAAAAACTTTTAATAATTTTCTTTAATGAAAATTATAGTGAATTATTTTCTGAAATTAATCATTTTGGAAGATTTGATTCTATAGTTAACCAAAAATTAGTAAGCATTATTAAAGAATTTAAGTTAGTTAAATCTTGGTAA
- a CDS encoding FoF1 ATP synthase subunit gamma, which translates to MTSIKEIKKKIHSVHSTKKITKAMEMVSIVKMKKMRERINTSLSYFKVIQNIISNIQLGSLEYNHAYLNREFKNKVGFIVVSTDRGLCSNLNTFLFKNVLEMLKKKIIKIYLVIFLL; encoded by the coding sequence ATGACCAGTATTAAAGAAATAAAAAAAAAAATTCATAGTGTTCATAGCACTAAAAAAATAACAAAAGCTATGGAAATGGTCTCAATTGTAAAAATGAAAAAAATGAGAGAACGAATTAATACTAGTCTTTCATATTTTAAGGTAATACAAAATATTATTTCTAATATACAGTTAGGAAGTTTAGAATATAATCATGCTTATTTAAACAGAGAATTTAAAAATAAAGTGGGTTTTATTGTTGTTTCTACCGATAGGGGTTTATGTAGTAATTTAAATACTTTTTTATTTAAGAATGTATTAGAAATGTTAAAAAAAAAAATAATAAAAATATATCTAGTTATTTTTTTATTATAG
- a CDS encoding F0F1 ATP synthase subunit gamma, whose product MGLKGLMFFKSLEYNVLHSIINLKENFELLDLVEMIDEVLEQYLSKKIDKVFLVYNKFNNTICYTPIITQLLPIHKLDLNKNKKKQIWDYIYESNSKLLLDTVLNRYIKFKIYQSVLENLLCEQAARMLAMKKATDNSTDLIKGLEMYYNKERQSSITQELIEIVSGASAVSLN is encoded by the coding sequence ATAGGTTTAAAAGGATTAATGTTTTTTAAATCTCTTGAATACAATGTATTACATAGTATTATTAATTTAAAAGAGAATTTTGAACTATTAGATTTGGTAGAAATGATTGATGAAGTTTTAGAACAATATTTATCTAAAAAAATAGATAAAGTATTTCTTGTCTATAATAAATTTAATAACACTATTTGTTACACTCCTATAATTACTCAATTGTTACCTATTCATAAATTAGATTTAAATAAAAATAAAAAAAAACAAATATGGGATTATATTTATGAATCTAATTCTAAATTATTGTTGGATACTGTTTTAAATCGTTATATTAAATTTAAAATTTATCAATCTGTTTTAGAAAATTTACTTTGTGAGCAGGCTGCTCGTATGTTGGCAATGAAAAAAGCAACAGATAATAGCACTGATTTAATAAAGGGATTAGAAATGTATTATAATAAAGAACGTCAATCTAGTATTACTCAAGAATTAATTGAAATTGTTTCAGGAGCTTCTGCAGTTTCTTTAAACTAA
- the atpD gene encoding F0F1 ATP synthase subunit beta gives MVIGKIVQIIGAVVDVEFPQESVPKIFSALKIENKGSILILEVQQQLGSGVVRTIVMGSSNGLKRGISVVDLGHKIRVPVGTATLGRIINVLGQPIDMKGELKNSDGTDPEYWEIHRSSPKYDELVNSYTVLETGIKVIDLICPFSKGGKIGLFGGAGVGKTVNMMELIRNIAVEHSGYSVFTGVGERTREGSDFYNEMRVSSVLDKVALVYGQMNEPPGNRLRVAFTGLTLAEKFRDEGKDVLLFIDNIYRYTLAGTEVSALLGRIPSAVGYQPTLSEEMGILQERITSTKTGSITSVQAIYVPADDLTDPSPATTFVHLDSTITLSRQIASLGIYPAIDPLNSTSRQLDPRIIGQLHYDIASKVRSILQRYEELKDIIAILGMDELSEDDKLLVSRARKIQKFLSQPFFVAEIFTGFLGKYVKLSDTIDGFKKIIEGDLDHIPEQFFYMTGSINEVINKSKKL, from the coding sequence ATGGTTATTGGGAAAATAGTTCAAATTATTGGAGCTGTAGTTGATGTTGAATTTCCTCAAGAATCAGTTCCTAAAATATTTAGTGCATTAAAGATTGAAAATAAAGGTTCTATTTTAATATTAGAAGTTCAACAGCAATTAGGATCAGGCGTAGTTAGAACTATTGTTATGGGTTCTTCTAATGGATTAAAAAGAGGTATATCTGTTGTAGATTTAGGGCATAAAATAAGAGTTCCAGTAGGAACAGCTACATTAGGAAGAATCATAAATGTATTAGGTCAACCTATAGATATGAAAGGAGAATTGAAAAATAGTGATGGTACTGATCCTGAATATTGGGAAATTCATCGTTCATCACCAAAGTATGATGAGTTAGTAAATTCTTACACGGTATTAGAAACTGGTATTAAAGTTATTGATTTAATTTGTCCATTTTCGAAAGGAGGAAAAATTGGTTTGTTTGGTGGTGCAGGTGTTGGTAAAACAGTTAATATGATGGAATTAATTAGAAATATAGCTGTAGAACATTCGGGATATTCGGTATTTACTGGAGTAGGTGAACGTACTAGAGAAGGTAGTGATTTTTATAATGAAATGCGTGTTTCGTCTGTTTTAGATAAGGTTGCATTGGTTTATGGTCAAATGAATGAACCTCCAGGTAATAGATTACGTGTTGCGTTTACTGGTTTGACGCTTGCTGAAAAATTTCGAGATGAAGGAAAAGATGTTTTATTATTTATTGACAATATATATCGTTATACGTTAGCTGGTACAGAAGTATCTGCATTGTTAGGAAGAATTCCTTCCGCTGTAGGTTATCAACCTACTTTATCTGAAGAAATGGGTATATTGCAAGAACGTATTACATCTACTAAAACAGGTTCAATTACTTCCGTACAAGCTATTTATGTTCCTGCTGACGATTTAACTGATCCTTCTCCTGCTACTACTTTTGTTCATTTAGATTCAACTATTACATTAAGTCGTCAGATTGCTTCATTAGGTATTTATCCTGCTATTGATCCGTTAAATTCTACAAGTCGTCAGCTTGATCCTCGTATTATAGGTCAATTACATTATGATATCGCATCTAAAGTTCGTTCTATTTTACAGAGATATGAGGAATTAAAAGATATTATTGCTATATTAGGTATGGATGAATTGTCTGAAGATGATAAATTATTAGTATCTAGAGCAAGAAAAATACAAAAATTTTTATCTCAACCTTTTTTTGTAGCAGAAATTTTTACTGGATTTTTAGGAAAATATGTAAAACTGTCAGATACTATTGATGGTTTTAAAAAAATTATTGAAGGTGATTTAGATCATATACCAGAACAATTTTTTTATATGACTGGATCTATAAATGAAGTTATTAATAAATCAAAGAAATTATAA
- the atpC gene encoding ATP synthase F1 subunit epsilon, translating to MNYDTVCLLDVVSVEKNIFSGLIKKIQVSGSKGELGIYPKHSQLLSLLNPGMLFILDKNDNQHFFYISGGIIEVQPIRISILADIAILGIDLNIDEILKMKKSIENKIKNNTFSHRKTIMKDLSCELAKLRVIAMMNSKNNVILKDR from the coding sequence ATGAATTATGATACAGTATGTTTGTTAGATGTTGTAAGTGTTGAAAAAAATATTTTTTCTGGATTAATAAAAAAAATTCAGGTGTCAGGATCAAAAGGTGAATTGGGAATTTATCCTAAGCATTCTCAATTACTATCTTTACTTAATCCTGGAATGTTATTTATCTTAGATAAGAATGATAATCAACATTTTTTTTATATTTCAGGAGGTATTATAGAAGTACAACCTATAAGAATTAGTATTTTAGCTGATATAGCTATCTTAGGAATAGATTTAAATATTGATGAAATTTTAAAAATGAAAAAAAGTATAGAAAATAAGATCAAAAATAACACTTTTAGCCATCGAAAAACAATAATGAAAGATTTGTCTTGCGAATTGGCTAAACTACGTGTAATTGCTATGATGAATAGTAAAAATAATGTAATTTTAAAAGATAGGTAA
- the gyrB gene encoding DNA topoisomerase (ATP-hydrolyzing) subunit B, translated as MPQSYDSSSIKILKGLDAVKKRPGMYIGNTDDGTGLHHMVFEVIDNSIDEALAGFCKNITVVIYEDNSISIQDDGRGIPTDIHDEEGISAAEVIMTILHAGGKFDNISYKVSGGLHGVGISVVNALSKKLELFIYRNKKIYYQCYKDGKPNNKLSIIGKTKITGTKIRLWPNLKIFTNITKFNWDVLYKRLQELSFLNSKISIHLYDIKKNIQKHFYQQGGLIEFITFLNKKKKHIHSKIFYFRSQKNNIDVEISMQWNEGFKENIHCYTNNIPQQDGGTHLSGFRSALTRTINNYLDKEGYTKKNKINIIGDDTREGLTAIISIKLEDPKFSSQTKNKLISSNVKQTIESLVHEFLMEFLLENPQETKNIVSKIIESSKIRLAARRTRELIRKKGTLDLIGLPGKLSDCQEKDPKLSEIYLVEGDSAGGSAKQARNRKNQAILPLKGKILNVEKAKYEKMLSSQEVTALITALGCGIGKNEYNPDKLRYHRIIIMTDADIDGSHIRTLLLTFFYRYMPEIINRGYLYIAQPPLYKITQEKTVKYIKDENSINNYKLNISLKNVYLKSKSINKTISSQYNLKKIILEYYSIQKIFLSLKKIFPLKILQELLYHPKLSNLNEKKHVKNWINHFSLELQKKSNINYSYSSNIECDSTKKIFEPSLIMIKNGQKNKYKFKTIFINSNEYHKICDFSIKLQKMIKQKIYIEKNKKTYPITNFKNSLKLLIQDSLKNTSIQRYKGLGEMNPEQLWKTTMNPKTRRMLKVSVDKNFHPTDKLFNTLMGDAVEPRKLFIELHALKANNIDI; from the coding sequence ATGCCACAATCTTATGATTCATCAAGTATCAAAATATTAAAAGGTTTAGATGCAGTAAAAAAACGTCCCGGAATGTACATTGGAAATACAGATGATGGAACTGGCTTACATCACATGGTGTTTGAAGTAATTGATAATTCTATTGATGAAGCTTTAGCAGGATTTTGTAAAAATATTACAGTAGTAATATATGAAGATAACTCGATTTCTATACAAGATGATGGAAGAGGAATTCCAACAGATATTCACGATGAAGAAGGAATTTCAGCTGCGGAAGTTATTATGACAATATTACATGCAGGCGGAAAATTCGACAATATTTCTTATAAAGTATCAGGTGGTTTACATGGGGTTGGGATATCAGTTGTAAATGCGTTATCAAAAAAATTAGAGTTATTTATATACCGTAACAAAAAAATATATTACCAATGTTATAAAGATGGAAAACCTAATAACAAACTATCTATTATAGGTAAAACAAAAATTACAGGAACAAAAATAAGACTTTGGCCTAATCTTAAAATTTTTACTAATATTACAAAATTTAATTGGGACGTTTTATATAAACGATTACAAGAATTATCTTTTCTAAATTCAAAAATTTCTATTCATCTATACGACATAAAAAAAAATATTCAAAAACATTTTTATCAACAAGGAGGTTTAATTGAATTTATTACATTTTTAAATAAAAAAAAAAAACATATACATTCTAAAATATTTTATTTTCGTTCTCAAAAAAACAACATTGATGTAGAAATATCCATGCAATGGAATGAAGGATTTAAAGAAAACATACATTGTTATACTAATAATATTCCACAACAAGATGGAGGAACCCATTTATCTGGTTTTCGTTCAGCATTAACAAGAACTATAAATAATTATCTTGACAAAGAAGGATATACTAAAAAAAACAAAATAAATATCATAGGAGATGATACAAGAGAAGGTTTAACTGCTATTATATCTATAAAACTAGAAGATCCAAAATTCTCATCTCAAACTAAAAACAAATTAATTTCATCAAACGTAAAACAAACTATAGAATCACTAGTACATGAATTTTTAATGGAATTTTTACTAGAAAATCCACAAGAAACAAAAAACATTGTTTCTAAAATCATTGAATCTTCAAAAATAAGGCTGGCTGCTAGACGAACAAGAGAATTAATAAGAAAAAAAGGAACTCTAGATTTAATTGGACTACCTGGAAAACTATCTGATTGTCAAGAAAAAGATCCAAAATTATCAGAAATTTATTTAGTAGAAGGAGATTCAGCAGGGGGATCAGCAAAACAAGCACGAAATCGAAAAAATCAAGCAATTCTACCTCTAAAAGGAAAAATATTAAACGTAGAAAAAGCAAAATATGAAAAAATGCTTTCTTCACAAGAAGTAACAGCATTGATTACAGCGCTCGGATGTGGAATAGGAAAAAATGAATATAATCCTGATAAACTACGTTATCACAGAATTATTATCATGACAGATGCTGACATTGATGGTTCACATATTCGAACTCTTCTTTTGACTTTTTTTTATCGATACATGCCAGAAATTATTAACAGAGGATATTTATACATAGCACAACCACCATTATATAAAATCACACAAGAAAAAACAGTAAAATACATTAAAGATGAAAATTCAATAAATAATTATAAATTAAATATTTCATTAAAAAACGTTTATTTAAAAAGTAAGAGTATTAACAAAACAATAAGCTCACAATATAATCTTAAAAAAATAATTTTAGAATATTATTCTATTCAAAAAATATTTTTATCACTTAAAAAAATTTTTCCATTAAAAATCCTTCAAGAATTACTATATCATCCTAAACTAAGTAATTTAAATGAAAAAAAACACGTGAAAAATTGGATTAATCACTTCTCTTTAGAATTACAAAAAAAATCTAATATAAATTATAGCTATTCATCAAATATTGAATGTGATTCTACTAAAAAAATTTTTGAACCATCATTAATCATGATAAAAAATGGACAAAAAAATAAATATAAATTTAAAACTATTTTTATCAATAGTAATGAATATCACAAAATATGTGATTTCAGTATAAAACTACAAAAAATGATCAAACAAAAAATATATATTGAAAAAAATAAAAAAACATACCCTATCACTAATTTTAAAAATAGTTTAAAACTACTAATACAAGATTCTTTAAAAAACACATCCATTCAAAGATATAAAGGTTTAGGTGAAATGAATCCAGAACAATTATGGAAAACAACTATGAATCCAAAAACTAGAAGAATGTTAAAAGTTTCAGTTGATAAAAATTTTCACCCGACTGATAAACTATTCAATACACTTATGGGAGATGCTGTTGAACCAAGAAAACTATTTATAGAACTACATGCACTCAAAGCTAATAACATTGATATATAA
- the dnaN gene encoding DNA polymerase III subunit beta has protein sequence MKFIILNKYFIEALKRVNNLLTRNNTHPILENVLLETNHNTLFLTSTNTEIEIKISISKNISILTPGNITISGKKILDICKSLSKKCNLYVELINEKLQILINTSRYILTTLPPINFPNLKISEHQITLSIPQKIFQEILHSTYFSMAIQDVRYFLNGLLLEIKNQNLYAVATDGYRIAICKTPIKKFINKDTFSIILPRKGTLELIKLLKNYSSENIIIKISNNYFQLKINNLIFTSKIIIEKFPNYTSIILTEPKKKIILNSILFKEALSRVAILSNEKFKGVNIYNNNYNELIITTRNQHDEEAFEILNTIHADIKIKISINAFYIIDVLNIIKENEVLLLINESTGSIQIQTNNNNSISQSIYIIMPLQL, from the coding sequence ATGAAATTTATAATACTAAACAAATATTTTATTGAAGCACTGAAAAGAGTTAATAATTTATTAACTCGAAATAATACACACCCTATACTTGAAAATGTTCTATTAGAAACAAATCACAATACATTATTTTTAACATCAACGAATACAGAAATAGAAATAAAAATCAGCATTTCAAAAAATATCTCTATATTAACACCAGGAAATATAACAATTTCAGGAAAAAAAATACTAGATATTTGTAAAAGTTTATCCAAAAAATGTAATTTATACGTTGAACTTATTAATGAAAAATTACAAATCCTTATAAATACCAGTCGATATATACTGACAACATTACCACCAATAAATTTTCCAAACTTAAAAATATCCGAACATCAAATAACTCTTTCAATACCTCAAAAAATTTTTCAAGAAATTCTACATTCAACATACTTTTCTATGGCTATTCAAGATGTAAGATATTTTTTAAATGGATTATTACTTGAAATAAAAAATCAAAACTTATATGCTGTAGCTACAGATGGTTATAGAATAGCTATATGTAAAACTCCAATAAAAAAATTTATTAACAAAGATACTTTTTCAATAATATTACCTAGAAAAGGAACGTTAGAACTTATTAAATTATTAAAAAATTATTCTAGCGAAAACATAATAATAAAAATAAGTAATAACTATTTTCAATTAAAAATAAATAATCTAATTTTTACCAGTAAGATCATTATAGAAAAATTTCCAAATTACACTTCAATTATACTCACTGAACCTAAGAAAAAAATAATTTTAAATTCGATTTTGTTCAAAGAAGCATTATCCAGAGTAGCTATTCTATCCAACGAAAAATTTAAAGGAGTAAATATATATAATAATAACTACAATGAATTAATCATTACAACAAGAAACCAGCATGATGAAGAAGCATTTGAAATACTAAATACAATCCATGCTGATATAAAAATAAAAATATCAATAAATGCTTTTTATATAATAGATGTTTTAAATATTATAAAAGAAAACGAAGTGCTGTTATTAATAAATGAATCTACAGGAAGTATACAAATTCAAACTAACAACAATAATTCTATATCTCAATCAATTTATATTATAATGCCACTACAACTATAA
- the rpmH gene encoding 50S ribosomal protein L34 yields MKRTFQPSILKRNRSHGFRARMRTKNGRHILSRRRSKLRLKLTVSSD; encoded by the coding sequence ATGAAGAGAACTTTTCAACCTTCTATATTAAAAAGAAATAGATCTCATGGATTTAGAGCAAGAATGAGAACAAAGAATGGTCGTCATATTTTATCTCGACGACGTTCTAAATTAAGATTAAAATTAACTGTTTCTTCTGATTAA
- the rnpA gene encoding ribonuclease P protein component — protein MLNFCFKKKSRLLTNYDFKYVFKNPNVIKCSEIIILARMNSLSYSRLGISISKKQIKYSYQRNKIKRVIREIFRTIQYRLINSDFVVITKFNFLKMNFKLLVRKLENLWSYYYQ, from the coding sequence GTGTTAAATTTTTGTTTTAAAAAAAAAAGTAGATTACTTACTAATTATGATTTTAAATATGTGTTTAAAAATCCTAATGTAATAAAGTGTAGTGAAATAATTATTTTAGCAAGAATGAATTCGTTGTCATATTCGCGTTTAGGAATAAGTATTTCTAAAAAACAGATTAAATATTCATATCAACGTAATAAGATAAAACGTGTAATTCGAGAAATATTCAGAACTATTCAATATCGGTTGATTAATTCAGACTTTGTAGTTATAACAAAATTTAATTTTTTAAAAATGAATTTTAAGTTGTTAGTAAGAAAATTAGAAAATTTATGGTCTTATTATTATCAATAA